One genomic window of Panicum hallii strain FIL2 chromosome 6, PHallii_v3.1, whole genome shotgun sequence includes the following:
- the LOC112897532 gene encoding protein MIZU-KUSSEI 1-like, translated as MGFAIYPTPGRPSDDTHSHRDSLPSVDSTRTSSSTSSFDGRASYDGRGGAPQRPPRAPGQSLEVPSRRHREGRGGPSRPARLFQKLRHAIPVLTLTPRCGRLQVGTPAEASAAASSSASSSSSATSSAGSRLVPKGASFSGTTRPCRRLTGTLYGHRRGRVVLALQETPRCLPSLVVELALQTHALLRELGNPAGARIVLETERRPAAADAEAGTRRKRGGGAHAPPLLDEPAWTMFCNGKKTGYAVRREATDDDLTVMETLRAVSMGAGVLPGTRCSSPPADAAAADDEVPYLRGCFDHFIGSRDSESIYMIAPQGGTTGPELAVFFVRL; from the coding sequence ATGGGCTTCGCCATCTACCCCACCCCCGGCCGCCCCAGCGACGACACCCACAGCCACCGCGACAGCCTGCCGTCCGTCGACAGCACCCGGACGTCCTCGTCCACCTCGTCCTTCGACGGCCGCGCCAGCTacgacggccgcggcggcgcgccgcagaggccgccgcgcgcgccggggCAGTCGCTGGAGGTGCCGTCGCGGCGGCACCGGGAGGGGCGGGGCGGCCCGTCCCGGCCGGCGCGGCTGTTCCAGAAGCTGCGGCACGCGATCCCCGTCCTGACGCTGACGCCGCGGTGCGGGCGGCTGCAGGTCGGCACGCCGGCGGAGGCCAGCGCTGCGGCATCGTCGTCGgcctcgtcctcgtcctccgcCACCAGCAGCGCGGGCTCCCGCCTCGTGCCCAAGGGCGCGTCCTTCTCGGGCACCACGCGGCCGTGCCGGCGCCTCACGGGGACGCTCTACGGCCACCGCCGGGGCCGCGTCGTGCTGGCGCTGCAGGAGACGCCGCGCTGCCTGCCCAGCCTCGTCGTCGAGCTCGCGCTCCAGACGCACGCGCTGCTCCGCGAGCTCGGCAACCCGGCCGGCGCGCGCATCGTCCTGGAGACGGAGCGCCGCCCGGCGGCCGCGGACGCCGAGGCCGGCACGCGCCGGAAGCGTGGGGGAGGCGcccacgcgccgccgctgctggaCGAGCCGGCGTGGACCATGTTCTGCAACGGCAAGAAGACCGGGTACGCGGTGCGGCGCGAGGCCACGGACGACGACCTGACGGTGATGGAGACGCTGCGGGCGGTGTCCATGGGCGCCGGCGTGCTCCCCGGGACGAGGTGCTCCTCGCCCCCggccgacgcggcggcggcggacgacgAGGTGCCGTACCTGCGCGGCTGCTTCGACCACTTCATCGGGTCCCGGGACTCGGAGTCGATCTACATGATCGCGCCCCAGGGAGGCACCACGGGGCCCGAGCTCGCCGTCTTCTTCGTCAGGCTCTGA